CTTCCAGCTGACCGCCGCCGCGACCGCAAAGGAGACCCCACGATGATCCGCCTGGCCCGCATCGAATGGCTCAAGCTGCGCACCGTGCGCACGGGCTTCAGCCTGCTGGCCACCTCGGCCGCGCTAACCGCCTTGTTCGCCTCCCTCGAGGCGTCGCGGGCCGGCAACGGCAAATACGGTGTCGCCCCCCTCTTCAGCGCGTCGGGGCTCGCAACGGTGACGACCGTGACCGGCTGGTCGATGATCTTCGCCGCCGTGTTGGGGGTGATCGTCGCCAGCGGCGAGTTCCGCCACTACACGGCCACGCTCACCTACCTCGCCACTCCGGACCGACGGCGGGTGCTCGTCGCCAAGGCGCTGGCCGTGGCCGGGGCAGGGGTGATCTTCGGTCTCGTCTCCGCCCTGATCGCGACCGGGGTCGGGCTCATCTTCGTGGCCGGACACGGTTACCACGTCGCCCTCGGCACCGGCACTCTCGTGGCCCACATAGCCGGCGCTGCCGTGGGTGCGGCGCTCTTCGGGGCAATAGGGGTCGGGATCGGCTCGTTGCTCCGCTCCCAGCTGGCGGGCGTGATCGGCATCTTCGTGTGGGCGCTCGTCATCGAGTCGATCATCGGCGGTCTCTTCACCTCGGTTCGCCCCTACCTGCCCTACACCGCGGCGACGACGTTGGCCGGCATCAAGCTCGGAGGGGCAGCCTTCGGTCCCGCCCACGGCCTGTCGGGCGGAAGCCCGCTCCCCTTTGCCGCAGCGGCAGCGCTGGTGCTCGGCGTCGCAGCGCTGCTCGACGTGATCACTGTCCGCACGACGCTGCGAAAGGACGTGACCTAACAGCTGCGACACCACCTGACCCACACCTCCGCCGACTTCGCCCGCACAAAGCGCTCCCAACGCGAACCACCCCATGAAAGGAGACGACCACCATGCACCATCAGATACTGCTCGCCGCCACCTTGCTGGCAACCACGGCCAGCAACACCAGGCACTTCCACATCGGCCCGTGGATCATCGTGCCGATACTCATACTTGCCGCGATCATCGCCATCCCCGTCTACATCGTGCGAGACCGCCGCAAGCGCCAAGAGCTCAAGAGCGAACGGTCGAGAACATGAACGCCCGACGAGGAGCCGCATGAGGACACGCCCGCCCCAGAACACGGGCGTGCCGGGCCTCTATCTGCGGGGCCCACGCGCCCCCGGCCGCTTCTCGCGGCGCACAGAATTCCGAACTCAGCCCACTGGCCAAGAGGCACGTAGTCGGTGCTCGGGGGATGCCGGAGCTGAAATCTGCGAGCACCGCGGCGGCGCGCAGAACTGTCGTGAAACGGTACGACAGCTGCGTCTCGATCGTGCTTCAGCGCGGCGTTCACCGATGCGAGCTACCGACGATGTCCCCGAGCACGTGCCTGTAGGACAAGGAGCTCATTCCACTGGCGCCGGACCTTCGTCGAGGTGCCAGCGCACCACACGAAAGCCGTGGCCGATCGCGGCTTTGAGCGGGGGGCGCTCGTAGCGGCCGTTGGGCGTCTTCGGCAGGCGGACGAAGCGGTCGAGGCTGGGGTTCGCAGCTCGCATCACGCCGAGGAGGGTCTCGACCAGACCGGGGTCGGTGACGATCTCGGGTCGGGCCGAGATGTCTCGGCCTCGGAGGCGGATTCGGGTGGGCTCGCCCTCTTTCAGGTTCAAGGTCCAGCGGCCGCCGCCCGGGGTGAGAAGGGCACCGTCGTGGGCGACGTAGCTCACGGGCTGGCGGTAGTGGCGTCCAGTGCGGCGACCCGTATGGAAGACAAGCATGAGCCGACTGCCGAGCGGAGTGGGAACGGGAAGGCCGAGCAGGACCCGCATGGGAACGTTCAACGTCTTCATGAGCGCCGCTTGGCGCCGCCGGTCCGCCGGTGTGGGGGGATCGCTCATACCATGACCTTGCCGCCAGCGATGTCGAGGGTGACTCCGGTGATCCACGAGGAGACGTCGGAAGCGAGGAACAAGGTTGCCGCGGCGACGTCACCGGGTTGTCCGATGCGGCCGAGGGGGAAGCTGGCGGCGAGCTGGCGGCGGTGCGCTTCGGGCATCGGGACCCGCATCTTGTCGTTCTCAATCGCTGACGGTGCGAGGCAGTTGACCCGGATCCCGTCGTTCGCGAGGAGGCCGTCGACGACGATCGCAGCTTCACCCACCGATTGCTCCTCTCTACCCGGGATGCCGAGGCACTGATGGCGTAGCTGGACTCTCGGGGGTGTATCATTTAGTCAGACAGTACGTCTGAACATAGTCCCGCATGAAGGAGCCGTCAAGACCCGGTGAGCCCCCGCCCCTACCAGCTCGGAAGACGCCAGGCGGAGATCGACGAGGGACGCCGCCGGATGATCGACGCCGCCAGGGCCCTTCTCGCCGAGACCACCAGCTATACAGCGTTCACCCTTGACGCCGTGGCCAAGCGGGCCGATGTCGCCCGTGCCACCGTCTACTACCAGTTCGGATCCAAGTCCGGCGTGCTCGAGGCGCTCTGTGACGATCTGGCCGCCTCGGGCCAGATGGGCGACCTCGCCCAGGTCTTCATCACCCCCGA
Above is a genomic segment from Mycobacteriales bacterium containing:
- a CDS encoding SDR family oxidoreductase — its product is MGEAAIVVDGLLANDGIRVNCLAPSAIENDKMRVPMPEAHRRQLAASFPLGRIGQPGDVAAATLFLASDVSSWITGVTLDIAGGKVMV